The following proteins are encoded in a genomic region of Flammeovirga pectinis:
- a CDS encoding ABC-F family ATP-binding cassette domain-containing protein, whose product MISVDNLGVEFSGATLFSGVSFVVNPTDKIALMGKNGAGKSTLMKIVAGVQKPTTGKVSAPKDAVIAYLPQHLLTEDDCTVFEETAKAFKQIFQMRDEMEELNKALETRTDYESAEYMGIIEKVTDLGEKFYALEEINYDAEVEKALKGLGFKQEDFQRQTSEFSGGWRMRIELAKILLQKPDLILLDEPTNHIDIESVIWLEDFLVNKADAVMVISHDRAFIDNITNRTIEVTMGRIYDYKANYSKYLELREDRRAHQVKAYNEQQKMIADNRAFIDRFKGTYSKTNQVSSRERMLEKLDIIEIDEVDTSALKLRFPPAPRSGEFPVTVSEVTKKYEEQVVFKDASLSIRKGEKVSFVGRNGEGKSTMIKAILNEIDVDGKCELGHNVSVGYFAQNQASLLDESLTIFQTVDEVAKGDIRKQINNILGGFMFQGEDVDKKVSVLSGGEKTRLAMVKLLLEPINLLILDEPTNHLDLKSKDVLKEALKDFDGTLILVSHDRDFLQGLSEKVFEFKEQRVIEHFESIDAFLERNRIKSIADINLK is encoded by the coding sequence ATGATATCAGTTGATAATTTAGGAGTAGAATTTAGTGGAGCAACACTTTTTAGTGGCGTTTCTTTTGTGGTAAACCCTACAGATAAAATTGCCTTAATGGGTAAAAATGGCGCGGGTAAATCCACTTTAATGAAAATAGTAGCAGGTGTACAAAAACCTACTACAGGTAAAGTATCTGCACCAAAAGATGCAGTTATTGCCTACTTGCCTCAGCATTTATTAACTGAAGACGATTGTACTGTTTTTGAAGAAACTGCTAAGGCATTTAAACAGATCTTCCAGATGCGAGATGAGATGGAAGAACTCAATAAAGCATTAGAGACTAGAACAGATTACGAAAGTGCCGAATACATGGGCATTATTGAAAAAGTAACTGATTTAGGAGAAAAATTCTATGCTTTAGAAGAAATAAACTACGATGCAGAAGTAGAAAAAGCATTAAAAGGTTTAGGCTTTAAGCAAGAAGATTTTCAACGCCAAACAAGTGAGTTTAGTGGAGGTTGGAGAATGCGTATTGAATTGGCTAAAATTTTATTACAAAAGCCAGATCTTATTTTACTAGATGAGCCTACCAACCATATTGATATTGAATCTGTAATTTGGTTAGAAGACTTTTTGGTAAATAAAGCCGATGCTGTAATGGTTATCTCTCATGATAGAGCATTTATTGATAACATTACAAACCGTACTATTGAAGTGACAATGGGACGTATTTACGATTATAAAGCCAATTATTCTAAGTATTTAGAATTACGAGAAGACCGTAGAGCACACCAAGTAAAAGCATACAACGAACAACAAAAAATGATTGCGGATAATAGAGCATTCATTGATCGTTTTAAAGGAACATATTCTAAAACAAATCAGGTTTCTTCTAGAGAAAGAATGCTTGAAAAGTTAGATATTATAGAAATAGATGAGGTAGATACTTCAGCATTAAAGCTTCGTTTTCCTCCAGCTCCTCGTTCTGGAGAATTTCCGGTTACAGTTTCTGAAGTAACAAAGAAATATGAAGAGCAAGTGGTATTTAAAGATGCAAGCCTGTCTATTAGAAAAGGAGAAAAGGTATCTTTTGTTGGTAGAAATGGCGAAGGTAAATCTACCATGATTAAAGCTATTTTGAATGAGATAGATGTTGATGGTAAATGTGAATTAGGACACAATGTTAGTGTTGGTTACTTTGCTCAAAATCAAGCATCTTTATTAGATGAGTCTTTAACGATTTTCCAAACGGTAGATGAGGTAGCTAAAGGTGATATCAGAAAGCAGATTAATAACATCTTAGGGGGCTTTATGTTCCAAGGAGAAGACGTTGATAAAAAAGTAAGTGTTCTTTCTGGAGGAGAAAAAACTCGTCTAGCAATGGTGAAATTACTTTTAGAACCTATCAACTTGTTAATTCTTGATGAACCGACAAACCATTTGGACCTTAAATCAAAGGATGTTTTAAAAGAAGCATTAAAAGATTTTGACGGAACATTAATATTGGTTTCTCACGATAGAGATTTCTTACAGGGATTATCAGAGAAAGTATTCGAATTTAAAGAACAAAGAGTTATTGAGCATTTCGAATCAATTGATGCTTTCTTAGAAAGAAATAGAATAAAAAGTATTGCTGATATTAACTTGAAGTAA
- a CDS encoding DUF4920 domain-containing protein: MKLLSTILLCILFISCSEKKEISMYGAPFDIENAVASKTIINQLASQDTIAIKVKGQIDGVCQKKGCWLTMPMDDGTELFVKFKDYKFFVPMDSEGKDVILEGVAKKEVIDVATLKHYAEDAGKTPEEVAKITTPEVKYTFMANGVAVVDQL, encoded by the coding sequence ATGAAATTATTATCAACAATCTTACTCTGTATTCTCTTTATCTCTTGCTCAGAAAAAAAAGAAATTTCTATGTATGGAGCACCTTTTGATATCGAAAATGCAGTAGCTTCAAAAACGATTATTAATCAATTGGCTAGCCAAGATACAATTGCAATAAAAGTAAAAGGCCAAATAGATGGTGTTTGTCAGAAAAAAGGCTGCTGGTTAACTATGCCTATGGATGACGGAACAGAATTGTTTGTGAAATTTAAAGATTACAAATTTTTTGTACCAATGGATTCTGAAGGTAAAGATGTAATTTTAGAAGGTGTAGCTAAAAAAGAAGTGATAGATGTTGCTACTTTAAAACATTACGCTGAAGATGCGGGTAAAACTCCAGAAGAGGTAGCTAAAATTACGACTCCAGAAGTGAAGTATACTTTTATGGCCAACGGTGTTGCTGTTGTTGATCAATTATAA
- a CDS encoding dihydrofolate reductase family protein has protein sequence METRNKVFIATSLDGFIADKNGGIDWLNETPNPEGDDMGYIDFNTSVDALLMGKNTFETVLGFGIDWPYSKPVFVLSTTLKEVPEGYEDKVFIVNGTLNEVLDTIHQKGFKNLYLDGGKTIQSFLKEDLVDDLCLTTIPVLLGEGIPLFTSMNKRQDFELVESKVYLGQIVQSHFKRKRN, from the coding sequence ATGGAAACAAGAAATAAAGTATTTATCGCTACAAGTTTAGATGGATTTATTGCTGATAAAAATGGCGGAATTGATTGGTTAAATGAAACTCCAAATCCTGAAGGTGATGATATGGGCTACATAGATTTTAATACATCTGTTGATGCTTTATTAATGGGAAAAAACACTTTTGAAACAGTACTTGGCTTTGGGATAGATTGGCCCTATTCTAAGCCTGTATTTGTATTGAGTACTACTTTAAAAGAAGTTCCAGAAGGCTATGAAGATAAAGTATTTATTGTAAATGGAACATTAAATGAGGTACTAGATACAATTCATCAAAAAGGATTTAAAAATCTTTATTTAGATGGAGGAAAAACAATACAAAGTTTTCTTAAAGAAGATTTAGTAGACGATTTATGCCTTACAACAATCCCTGTTTTACTTGGAGAAGGAATACCATTATTTACGTCTATGAATAAAAGACAAGATTTTGAACTTGTTGAAAGTAAAGTTTACCTAGGCCAAATTGTACAATCACATTTTAAAAGAAAAAGAAACTAA
- a CDS encoding T9SS type A sorting domain-containing protein, with protein MKDLLQLSSTFTLCVKYIFCLILFIVNISEAQIPSGFQWEQEFLVDFGDVTQTSGNWNNITLDNIPQTISNSSGTASLYNIEMTEGFFGSNGALSDASLSTGLGNLAENAATSDYIYSGISNGVEIIFSNLDPDKYYRLNVFGTRDASDTRTSEFTFSGATSSVGSLQTSGTGIGTSSHPDGNLSLYNTDAIQPDASGNITLAGKYTTGAFTYLGAARLVEYTAISPSSSFLIDFGTTEIVGADANGNTWNTSNYSNDPINNLLKSDGSSTSYQMNITSGWGLGTTSGLSDASLGNDLEDLAINDATSDYAIRTSGDITIDFTNLDTSKAYRFKIFGSRNIAADNSTEITISGATSTNGQFQSSSTATIGTTGYLNGNLDVYTTDYIFPDNGNTITFTAAIASGQININAIKLEEYSAETSEQDFLVDFGDLEETSSPDVNNNYWNNITLLQKNITLTSTENVSTSIGLDYNRGGFGLDGGMADATLSSGISNLAINSATTDYAYAAAGVSDYVEVEVNNLDVNKGYRFNIFATRSSINEDRITEYTIVGANTSVGQLQTSGTSIGTIGHVYGNLGLYSSSLVYPNNEGKITITATRAAGDFCYIGDIRIEEFSKNPISEDLLYIPQDEDFAFFNLPVSLINFDVSLQKQNALLEWSTASETNNDYFLIEHSTDGRNWKNINQINGAGNSNVQLDYSFIDEHLAIGNNYYRLTQVDFDGKSETFATKSIQFGVVNQNLISVNCYPNPIQQEGIINISFQQKSENDIHLALININGVLIQKERFSPSSSTIKWKLNSTQKGIYFLKIQVGTTQIIKKISIQ; from the coding sequence ATGAAAGATTTACTACAACTATCTTCTACTTTTACACTCTGTGTTAAATACATCTTCTGTCTTATCCTATTTATTGTAAATATATCAGAGGCTCAAATACCAAGTGGTTTCCAATGGGAACAAGAATTTTTAGTAGACTTTGGAGACGTAACCCAAACTAGTGGAAACTGGAATAATATCACTTTAGATAATATTCCTCAAACTATAAGTAATTCTTCTGGTACAGCCTCCTTATATAACATAGAAATGACGGAAGGATTTTTTGGAAGCAATGGTGCTTTATCAGATGCTAGTTTAAGCACTGGTTTAGGTAATCTTGCTGAAAATGCAGCAACATCAGATTATATTTACTCTGGTATTTCCAATGGTGTAGAAATCATCTTTTCAAATTTAGATCCTGATAAATATTACAGATTAAATGTCTTTGGTACTAGAGATGCATCAGATACAAGAACATCAGAATTTACATTTTCTGGTGCTACTTCTTCGGTTGGTTCTTTACAAACATCTGGAACAGGAATTGGAACTTCTTCACACCCTGATGGTAACCTTTCTCTTTACAATACAGACGCTATTCAACCAGATGCTTCTGGAAATATTACATTGGCAGGAAAATATACAACAGGTGCTTTTACATATTTAGGAGCTGCTCGTTTAGTAGAATATACAGCAATTTCTCCTTCTTCTTCTTTTTTAATTGATTTTGGAACTACAGAAATTGTAGGAGCCGATGCTAACGGAAACACTTGGAATACATCAAACTATTCAAATGATCCCATAAATAATTTATTAAAATCAGATGGCTCATCTACATCTTATCAGATGAATATTACAAGTGGTTGGGGTCTAGGTACTACTTCGGGTTTAAGTGATGCATCTTTAGGAAACGATTTAGAAGACTTGGCCATCAACGATGCAACATCTGATTATGCCATCAGAACTTCTGGAGATATTACTATAGATTTCACCAACTTAGACACTTCTAAAGCATATCGTTTTAAAATTTTCGGTTCAAGAAATATAGCAGCTGATAATAGTACAGAAATAACTATTAGTGGAGCTACAAGTACTAATGGACAATTCCAATCTTCTTCTACAGCTACTATTGGAACAACAGGGTATTTAAATGGTAATCTTGATGTTTATACAACAGATTACATTTTTCCAGATAATGGGAATACAATTACGTTTACTGCCGCAATTGCAAGTGGACAAATCAATATTAATGCAATCAAACTAGAAGAATATAGTGCTGAAACATCTGAACAAGATTTTCTTGTTGATTTTGGAGATTTAGAAGAAACATCTAGTCCTGACGTCAACAATAATTATTGGAACAATATCACTCTACTTCAAAAAAATATAACATTAACTTCTACAGAAAATGTTTCCACATCAATTGGTCTTGATTATAACAGAGGTGGCTTTGGTTTAGATGGAGGAATGGCAGATGCTACTCTTTCAAGTGGAATAAGTAATTTAGCCATTAATTCTGCAACAACAGATTATGCCTATGCGGCTGCCGGAGTTTCTGATTATGTGGAAGTAGAAGTAAATAATTTAGATGTAAATAAAGGCTACAGGTTTAATATTTTTGCTACTCGTTCTTCTATTAATGAAGACCGCATAACGGAGTATACAATTGTTGGAGCAAACACTTCAGTAGGTCAACTTCAAACTTCAGGAACATCAATTGGAACAATTGGGCATGTTTATGGAAACTTAGGTCTGTACTCATCAAGTTTAGTTTATCCTAATAACGAAGGAAAAATAACAATTACGGCAACAAGGGCTGCTGGTGATTTTTGTTACATTGGTGATATTAGAATTGAAGAATTCTCTAAAAATCCTATCTCAGAAGATCTTTTATATATTCCACAAGACGAAGACTTTGCTTTTTTTAATCTTCCTGTATCTCTTATAAATTTTGATGTATCGTTACAAAAACAAAATGCTTTATTAGAGTGGAGTACAGCTTCTGAAACAAATAATGATTATTTCTTAATTGAACATTCTACTGATGGTAGAAATTGGAAAAATATCAACCAAATAAATGGTGCGGGTAATTCTAATGTACAACTTGATTATAGTTTTATTGATGAGCACCTTGCTATTGGCAATAACTATTACCGTTTAACTCAAGTAGATTTTGATGGTAAAAGCGAAACTTTTGCTACTAAATCAATACAATTTGGGGTGGTAAATCAAAATTTGATAAGTGTAAATTGTTATCCTAACCCTATTCAACAAGAAGGAATTATCAACATCTCATTTCAACAAAAAAGTGAAAATGATATTCATCTAGCACTTATCAACATTAATGGAGTTCTTATTCAAAAAGAAAGGTTCTCTCCTAGTTCATCAACCATAAAGTGGAAATTAAACAGTACACAAAAGGGTATTTATTTCTTAAAAATTCAAGTTGGTACAACACAGATAATTAAAAAAATAAGTATTCAATAA
- a CDS encoding ubiquitin family protein, translating into MKRPLLLLQFTLFLCLTYIAQAQNTFRPLQENFATIQEWEDTNNWQKVSGNATHKYPKNNDHITFTEGGQYKITTLGIHFNLDEISTLLTFDNSRNNAHYNIGVDGNATINFGTFTPKTQITVLGTLTSNTSLLLKGNKSTVTVSGSLIINEDFTLKNSNNLISVQNGGMLTIEGNFYATNGGGSTYTIDGNFTIKEALEINGNEKFTILDNGSLSIGKTLDSKGGGGAVFTISGNLTVEGNYYINGNEKVTLIEGSNVVYGSNIISKNGGGGYFTIGGNMLVKETFDIFGGETINLEKSGQLEIQGDIILSCNNSLKIQNQGNFIFNTNENSCIIRDAKCYESSKNYQLCEKINNSEDLPVELSYFVGQKADNGNLLIWKTLSEINCDYFSIEYSNDNKMWQFLDTLRGAGNINTPVNYEYLDTLFSGDYYRLIQFDFDNSSTIYGPVVFKNENDDLTIRTYPTVVKPGGLIRLEIRGTIEESKLTIQLISSNAKIVKEVFVTADIVDGYVASFKIPYSVENGIYILKIFHGYHQRINRIIVN; encoded by the coding sequence ATGAAAAGACCACTACTTCTACTACAATTTACTCTTTTTCTATGCCTAACATATATAGCACAAGCACAAAATACATTTAGACCTTTACAGGAAAACTTTGCTACTATACAAGAATGGGAAGACACTAATAATTGGCAAAAGGTAAGTGGAAATGCTACCCATAAATATCCAAAAAATAACGATCATATTACTTTTACAGAAGGAGGACAGTATAAAATCACAACCTTAGGTATTCATTTCAATTTAGATGAAATATCTACACTGCTTACTTTTGATAACAGCAGAAACAATGCTCATTATAATATTGGTGTAGATGGAAATGCCACAATAAATTTCGGGACTTTCACACCTAAAACTCAAATAACCGTTCTAGGTACTTTAACCTCTAATACCAGTCTATTATTAAAAGGAAATAAAAGTACTGTTACCGTTTCCGGAAGTCTAATCATTAATGAAGATTTTACCTTAAAAAACAGTAATAACTTAATCTCTGTACAGAATGGTGGAATGCTCACAATAGAAGGGAATTTCTACGCTACAAATGGCGGAGGGTCTACTTATACTATTGATGGAAACTTTACTATTAAAGAGGCTTTAGAAATTAATGGAAACGAGAAATTTACAATTCTTGATAATGGGAGTTTGTCAATTGGTAAAACACTAGATTCTAAAGGTGGAGGTGGTGCCGTTTTTACAATCTCAGGAAATTTAACTGTAGAGGGAAATTATTATATTAACGGAAATGAAAAAGTAACTTTAATAGAAGGAAGTAATGTCGTTTATGGCAGTAATATCATCTCAAAAAATGGTGGTGGTGGTTACTTTACTATTGGTGGCAATATGTTGGTAAAAGAAACCTTTGATATATTCGGTGGTGAAACAATAAACTTAGAAAAATCTGGTCAGTTAGAAATTCAAGGTGATATTATTCTTTCTTGTAATAATAGTCTAAAAATTCAGAATCAAGGAAATTTTATTTTTAACACAAATGAAAACAGTTGCATAATTAGAGATGCGAAATGTTATGAATCATCTAAAAATTATCAACTCTGTGAAAAGATAAATAATTCTGAAGACCTACCTGTTGAGTTATCCTATTTTGTTGGACAAAAAGCTGATAATGGAAACTTATTAATATGGAAAACGCTATCAGAAATAAATTGTGATTACTTCTCTATTGAATATTCTAACGATAATAAAATGTGGCAATTTCTTGATACACTACGTGGAGCAGGAAATATTAATACTCCTGTAAATTATGAATATTTAGACACATTATTTTCTGGAGATTATTACCGTTTAATACAATTTGATTTTGACAATAGTTCGACTATATATGGGCCTGTAGTATTTAAAAATGAAAATGATGATTTAACAATTAGAACATATCCTACGGTTGTAAAACCAGGGGGATTAATTCGTTTAGAAATAAGAGGCACCATAGAAGAATCTAAACTAACAATACAACTAATAAGTAGTAACGCAAAAATAGTTAAGGAAGTATTTGTCACAGCTGATATCGTAGATGGATATGTTGCAAGTTTCAAAATACCTTACAGTGTAGAAAATGGGATCTATATACTAAAAATCTTCCACGGATATCATCAGCGTATCAATAGAATTATTGTAAACTAA
- a CDS encoding DUF6984 family protein, with protein MAERRLVKEEELILANHLLQLAGETPTDFDLPTMVDEYEGGKMGSINFTPPEKAAYGGDIVQVVYIDTDEVPVVITLTKNINNEILDLDFWKKDFSKLLQYPTPDKVAIADKNGFI; from the coding sequence ATGGCTGAAAGAAGATTAGTTAAAGAAGAAGAATTAATATTAGCCAACCACTTATTACAGTTGGCTGGAGAAACCCCTACTGATTTTGATTTACCGACAATGGTAGATGAATATGAAGGTGGAAAAATGGGAAGTATAAACTTTACTCCTCCAGAAAAAGCAGCTTACGGTGGCGATATTGTTCAAGTTGTTTATATAGACACTGACGAAGTTCCTGTTGTAATTACATTAACTAAAAATATAAATAATGAGATTTTAGATCTAGATTTCTGGAAAAAAGATTTCTCTAAATTACTCCAATACCCAACACCTGATAAAGTGGCCATTGCAGATAAAAACGGTTTTATCTAA
- a CDS encoding YceI family protein, whose product MAKKIVLYLIPFLFNTLSLVTAQNIDQTLSKVAFTISNFKVNTVEGTFKEMDGEINFNAENLNSSKFNVCISAESIYTDNEKRDEHLRNEDFFNVEKFPSICFVSNEIRKTDNGYESNGKLTLHGVTKAVTIDFNKDKNSFTGQLKINRLDFNLGEDTGTFTVGNEVKIEIKCVLKE is encoded by the coding sequence ATGGCAAAAAAAATAGTCCTATATCTAATTCCATTTTTATTTAATACTCTGTCTTTAGTTACAGCTCAAAATATAGATCAAACACTTTCTAAAGTAGCTTTTACTATTAGTAATTTTAAAGTCAACACTGTTGAGGGCACATTCAAAGAGATGGATGGGGAAATTAATTTTAATGCAGAAAATCTAAATTCCTCAAAATTTAATGTTTGCATATCAGCAGAATCAATATATACAGATAATGAAAAAAGAGATGAACATTTAAGAAATGAGGACTTTTTTAATGTTGAAAAATTCCCTTCAATATGTTTTGTTTCTAATGAGATTCGAAAAACTGATAACGGCTATGAAAGCAATGGTAAACTTACTTTACATGGCGTTACAAAAGCTGTAACTATTGATTTTAATAAAGATAAAAACTCATTTACAGGTCAGTTAAAAATTAACAGACTTGATTTTAACCTTGGCGAAGACACTGGAACTTTTACAGTGGGTAACGAGGTAAAAATAGAAATTAAATGCGTGTTAAAGGAATAA
- a CDS encoding glycosyl hydrolase family 28-related protein, translated as MKRIERLLETKKVLSFLIVLLCGTTSIFAQKEADFYIDKSKEVSKKVDLVEDYGTNNTDTNDDTPKLQKAINDMTSLKKGGEIFIPKGTYYFKNIELKSNVHLVIDEHATIIPTPTNDTKNYKVFLFGGKKGTIKNVSIRSTKNFFTVDLQNVINKSVAVITLSNVENFLISGIKVLDDNTRFSAITLGYAEYKNQYFKPTNGVIKNCTITKAHYGYGLIQSQASEHVYYKNLSGEGGVTLRLETGYKKMNKLKVGGNFDVYAKNLSSKNANATLMISPHTITNGYFEVDGVTAINSGFAVRIGKGYTTKDQKKAGLTPGTYDSTSKISNVTATYGKTAQVKSKHFKYMPCKERTLIASSFNPDGESYTAPSISPIVNAAKGSGAGYFNVEITNVSGTGFSNLDKDILIESDAIKTCPDGKKMK; from the coding sequence ATGAAACGTATTGAAAGATTACTTGAGACAAAAAAAGTACTATCATTTTTGATAGTATTACTGTGTGGTACAACGTCAATTTTTGCACAAAAAGAAGCTGATTTTTATATTGACAAGAGTAAAGAGGTCAGTAAAAAAGTTGATCTAGTAGAAGATTACGGAACAAATAATACTGATACGAATGACGATACGCCAAAACTACAAAAAGCAATTAATGATATGACCTCTTTGAAAAAAGGTGGAGAGATTTTTATTCCAAAAGGTACATATTACTTCAAAAATATTGAGTTAAAATCTAATGTTCATCTAGTAATTGATGAACATGCTACAATTATTCCGACACCAACAAATGACACTAAAAATTATAAAGTCTTTTTGTTTGGAGGAAAAAAGGGAACGATCAAAAATGTAAGTATCCGTAGTACAAAGAACTTTTTTACCGTAGACCTCCAAAATGTAATAAACAAAAGTGTTGCAGTTATTACACTTTCTAATGTAGAGAACTTCTTGATTTCTGGAATTAAAGTACTAGATGATAACACTAGGTTTTCTGCCATTACTTTAGGCTATGCTGAATATAAAAACCAGTATTTTAAACCAACAAATGGTGTAATTAAAAACTGTACTATTACAAAAGCACATTATGGTTATGGGCTTATTCAATCTCAAGCATCAGAACATGTGTATTATAAAAACTTGAGTGGAGAAGGTGGTGTTACGTTACGTTTAGAAACTGGTTATAAGAAAATGAACAAATTAAAAGTTGGTGGCAACTTTGATGTTTATGCAAAAAATCTTTCTTCTAAAAATGCAAATGCTACTTTAATGATTTCTCCGCACACAATAACAAATGGTTATTTTGAAGTGGATGGAGTTACAGCTATTAATTCTGGTTTTGCAGTAAGAATTGGGAAAGGATATACTACAAAAGATCAAAAAAAAGCAGGTTTAACTCCTGGCACTTATGATAGTACATCTAAAATTTCTAATGTAACGGCAACGTATGGTAAAACTGCACAAGTAAAGAGTAAGCATTTTAAATACATGCCTTGTAAAGAAAGAACATTAATTGCTTCATCATTTAATCCCGACGGAGAAAGTTATACAGCGCCTTCTATCTCTCCTATTGTAAATGCAGCTAAAGGAAGTGGTGCTGGTTATTTTAATGTAGAAATTACGAATGTTTCAGGAACAGGGTTTTCAAATTTAGATAAAGACATTTTAATAGAATCGGATGCTATTAAAACATGCCCTGATGGTAAAAAAATGAAATAG
- a CDS encoding T9SS type A sorting domain-containing protein, whose translation MKRTNTIYTATLFLLLISGLFQLSYAQVEADFYEEKINNVNVTIDLVADYGVNNSDTKDDSPLLQKAIDDIAKAGKRGKITLKKGTYYLSNIELKSNIHLVIEENTVIIPQDPGNDKNYKVFTFGGNKATVGSISIRSTNKKFIVDLSKVRNPNVAVITLLNVDNFYISGMKVIDNNTKFSAITFGYSTFENKYYKPRNGVVRNCHISNAHYGYGLVQSQAAKNVFFKNISGSGGVTLRLETGYSKMNALQVGGNFDIYGKKISSKNGNATVMISPHAIKNGHVEIDDVTAINSGFAVRIGNGYTTKDQAVLGLKPGYFASTSKVTNIKATYGKTAQVKAKHFKYMPCAERGLIADDYNPDGESYTAPAIAPVLNAAEGNGQGYYNVTLQNVSGSGFKNLSKNILFENDSDTCSGTSNARNIDEEVVNQISVYPNPSNGMVYIKNLGDNTLNTIVIRNSNGQIIEQGVNLNSTIDLSKYNSGIYFIRINNETHKVIIK comes from the coding sequence ATGAAAAGAACAAATACTATCTATACCGCTACGTTATTTTTATTACTTATTAGCGGATTATTTCAGCTAAGTTATGCACAAGTAGAAGCTGACTTCTATGAGGAAAAGATTAATAATGTGAACGTTACTATAGATTTAGTAGCTGATTATGGTGTAAATAACTCAGATACTAAAGATGACAGTCCGCTACTTCAAAAAGCAATTGATGATATTGCTAAGGCGGGTAAAAGAGGGAAAATAACGCTTAAAAAAGGAACGTATTACCTTAGTAACATTGAACTGAAATCTAATATTCACTTAGTAATAGAAGAAAATACAGTTATTATTCCGCAAGATCCAGGAAATGACAAGAACTACAAAGTGTTTACTTTTGGAGGGAATAAAGCTACTGTTGGCAGCATAAGTATTAGAAGTACAAATAAAAAGTTTATTGTTGATCTTAGTAAAGTAAGAAATCCCAATGTTGCAGTAATCACGCTTCTTAATGTGGATAACTTTTATATTTCTGGAATGAAAGTAATTGATAACAATACAAAGTTCTCTGCAATTACTTTTGGGTATTCTACTTTTGAAAACAAATACTATAAACCTAGAAATGGAGTTGTAAGAAACTGCCATATAAGTAATGCACATTACGGATATGGTCTTGTACAATCTCAAGCGGCAAAGAATGTTTTCTTTAAAAACATTAGTGGTTCTGGTGGAGTTACCCTACGGTTAGAAACTGGTTATAGCAAAATGAATGCACTACAAGTTGGAGGTAATTTTGATATCTACGGTAAAAAAATCTCTTCTAAAAATGGAAATGCTACAGTAATGATTTCACCTCATGCTATAAAAAATGGACATGTAGAAATTGATGATGTAACGGCAATAAATTCCGGTTTTGCTGTTAGAATTGGTAATGGGTATACCACTAAAGATCAGGCTGTATTGGGTTTAAAACCAGGCTACTTTGCTAGTACTTCTAAAGTCACAAATATTAAAGCTACCTATGGTAAAACAGCACAAGTAAAAGCCAAGCATTTTAAATACATGCCTTGTGCTGAAAGAGGTTTAATAGCCGATGATTACAATCCCGATGGAGAATCTTACACAGCTCCTGCTATTGCTCCTGTATTAAATGCTGCAGAAGGTAATGGTCAAGGCTATTATAATGTAACTCTTCAAAATGTTAGTGGAAGTGGTTTTAAAAACTTGTCTAAAAATATTCTTTTTGAAAATGATAGTGATACTTGTTCTGGAACTAGCAATGCTAGAAACATAGATGAAGAAGTAGTAAACCAAATCAGTGTTTATCCTAACCCATCAAATGGCATGGTATACATAAAAAACTTAGGTGATAATACATTGAATACTATTGTTATTAGAAATAGTAACGGGCAAATAATAGAACAAGGAGTTAATTTAAATTCTACAATTGATCTATCGAAGTACAATTCTGGTATTTATTTTATCCGAATCAATAACGAAACACACAAGGTTATAATTAAGTAA